A genomic window from Papaver somniferum cultivar HN1 unplaced genomic scaffold, ASM357369v1 unplaced-scaffold_15, whole genome shotgun sequence includes:
- the LOC113335583 gene encoding uncharacterized protein LOC113335583, which translates to MFFRNSAKGTVLLLLYVDDMVITGSDSEGIKSLKTHLNLCFQMKDLGHLRYFLGMEVDRSSKGYFISQVKYASEILNRAGLTDSKILETPLELNVKLNPIDGKALSDPTLYRQLVWSLNYLTIIRPDISYAVHVVSQFMSAPRTTHFAAILSILLYIKGTLYQGLQFSSKSDLRLHAYTDSDWAGHVTDRRSTSGYYIFLGNSLISLRIKKKSVVSRSSAEAEYMAMAHTTSEIVWLRWLLSDMGIHLAESTPLYCDNKAAIHIAHNDVFHERTKHIEINFHFIRHHFKKKTITLPLMLHVPMRVKLVGRFMAVVKVRIALFTFSIVSQALIQDGHRVVELA; encoded by the exons ATGTTCTTCAGAAATTCTGCAAAAGGAACGGTACTACTtcttttatatgttgatgatatggttATCACAGGCAGTGACTCAGAAGGTATAAAATCTCTAAAAACTCATCTGAATTTATGCTTtcaaatgaaagatcttggtcACTTAAGGTATTTCCTTGGCATGGAAGTTGATAGATCATCTAAAGGTTATTTTATATCTCAAGTTAAGTATGCCTCAGAGATTCTTAATCGAGCTGGATTAACAGATAGTAAGATCTTGGAAACACCTCTAGAGCTTAACGTTAAGCTCAATCCTATTGATGGAAAAGCTCTGTCTGATCCAACTTTGTATAGACAACTAGTTTGGAGTCTTAATTATTTGACAATAATAAGACCGGACATTAGCTATGCAGTACATGTTGTAAGTCAATTCATGTCAGCTCCTCGCACTACACATTTTGCTGCCATTCTCAGCATTCTACTATACATCAAAGGAACATTGTATCAAGGATTGCAATTTTCTTCTAAGTCAGACCTTCGTCTTCACGCTTATACAGACTCTGATTGGGCAGGGCATGTAACAGATAGAAGATCCACATCTGGTTATTATATTTTTCTAGGCAACTCTCTAATATCTTTGCGTATTAAGAAGAAGTCAGTTGTCTCTCGATCTAGTGCTGAGGCTGAATATATGGCTATGGCACACACTACCTCTGAAATAGTTTGGTTACGGTGGTTACTGAGTGATATGGGCATCCATCTAGCAGAGTCTACTCCCTTATATTGTGACAATAAAGCCGCTATTCATATTGCTCATAATGATGTTTTTCATGAGCGTACAAAACACATTGAGATCAATTTTCATTTCATACGTCATCACTTCAAAAAGAAGACCATTACACTACC GCTCATGCTGCATGTTCCAATGCGGGTGAAACTTGTTGGCCGTTTCATGGCTGTTGTGAAGGTTCGTATTGCCCTTTTCACTTTCTCAATTGTCAGCCAGGCCCTGATCCAGGATGGCCATAGGGTTGTGGAACTCGCTTGA